A stretch of Chloroflexota bacterium DNA encodes these proteins:
- the erpA gene encoding iron-sulfur cluster insertion protein ErpA codes for MPASTETTTRPLVTLTPIAASKLQTLLAEKNLAGYGLRVFVSGGGCSGFQYGMAFENTTEDGDFVFDSGGMRVYLDNASATYLEGATVDYVDSLMGGGFKIENPNAASTCSCGQSFSSEEGGHAQGGSCGCGHH; via the coding sequence ATGCCGGCGTCCACCGAGACGACGACGCGACCGCTGGTCACGCTCACGCCGATCGCGGCGAGCAAACTGCAAACTCTGCTTGCCGAAAAGAATCTCGCGGGGTACGGCTTGCGCGTGTTCGTATCCGGTGGTGGTTGCTCCGGTTTTCAATACGGGATGGCGTTCGAGAACACGACCGAGGACGGCGATTTTGTTTTCGACTCGGGCGGGATGCGCGTCTATCTCGACAACGCGAGTGCGACGTATCTCGAAGGCGCGACGGTGGATTACGTGGACAGTTTGATGGGCGGCGGCTTTAAGATCGAGAATCCGAACGCGGCGAGCACCTGCTCGTGCGGTCAATCGTTCAGCTCCGAAGAAGGCGGGCACGCGCAAGGCGGTAGCTGCGGTTGCGGGCACCACTAA
- the moaA gene encoding GTP 3',8-cyclase MoaA, translated as MNDSFGRNIHYLRISLTDRCNLRCVYCMPADMQFAPHAHLLQDDELLRLVRVAVSVGFDRVRLTGGEPTVRPNLVQIVGGIAAIPGIQEIAMTTNALKLERIAEPLARAGLKRVNISIDTLDAERFFKITRIGKLEHVWRGIQAAECAGLKPIKLNAVVVRGYNEDDIADLARLTLEHDWDMRFIEVMPLGSIAEFQTDSIVPVAEMCARIEHAFGALEPVEWDGHNPARPYRLRGGRGTLGFISSVTEPFCAGCDRMRLSADGKLRLCLLRDDEVDLMTSLRAGASDDELRALMTRGVWNKPWGHGLKEQVIAESRVMSQIGG; from the coding sequence ATGAACGACTCGTTCGGGCGCAATATTCACTACTTGCGAATTTCTTTGACCGACCGGTGCAATTTGCGGTGCGTATATTGTATGCCGGCGGATATGCAATTCGCGCCGCACGCGCATTTGTTGCAGGACGACGAATTATTGCGCCTGGTGCGCGTCGCGGTAAGCGTTGGGTTCGATCGTGTGCGTTTGACCGGCGGCGAACCGACCGTGCGCCCGAATCTTGTGCAGATCGTCGGCGGCATCGCGGCGATTCCGGGGATTCAGGAAATCGCGATGACGACGAACGCGCTCAAGTTGGAACGTATCGCCGAGCCGCTCGCGCGTGCGGGATTGAAACGCGTCAATATCAGTATTGACACGCTCGATGCCGAACGCTTTTTCAAAATCACGCGCATCGGTAAATTGGAACACGTGTGGCGCGGCATTCAAGCCGCCGAGTGCGCGGGACTCAAGCCGATCAAGCTCAACGCCGTCGTCGTGCGCGGGTACAACGAGGATGACATCGCCGACCTCGCACGGCTGACGCTCGAACACGATTGGGATATGCGCTTTATCGAAGTGATGCCGCTCGGAAGCATCGCCGAATTTCAAACCGATTCCATCGTGCCGGTCGCCGAGATGTGCGCGCGCATCGAGCACGCGTTCGGCGCGCTCGAACCGGTCGAGTGGGATGGACACAATCCGGCGCGACCGTATCGTTTGCGCGGCGGACGCGGGACGCTGGGCTTTATCAGTTCGGTGACAGAACCGTTTTGCGCGGGGTGTGATCGCATGCGTCTGAGCGCGGACGGCAAACTACGCTTGTGTCTTTTGCGCGATGACGAAGTGGATTTGATGACGTCTCTGCGCGCGGGCGCATCGGACGACGAGTTGCGCGCGTTGATGACGCGCGGCGTGTGGAACAAGCCGTGGGGACACGGACTCAAGGAACAGGTGATCGCCGAATCGCGCGTGATGTCGCAGATCGGCGGTTGA
- a CDS encoding NUDIX domain-containing protein, producing MKQIGALATIFDDAGRVLLVHQTYSGCKWALPGGEVNAGEAPWNAAVREVKEETGLVVEIVRFVSLYYFSDRDGLGFHFLCRPVGGELCADGHEISELAYWDLADLPVPMTKPARQRLADALANRAEPIFRTFDRVEIIE from the coding sequence ATGAAGCAGATCGGCGCGCTGGCGACGATTTTCGACGACGCGGGCAGAGTGTTGCTCGTGCACCAAACGTACAGCGGTTGTAAATGGGCATTGCCCGGCGGTGAGGTGAACGCGGGCGAAGCGCCGTGGAACGCGGCGGTGCGCGAAGTGAAAGAGGAAACCGGACTAGTTGTCGAGATTGTCCGCTTCGTCAGTCTGTACTATTTCTCCGACCGCGACGGGCTTGGTTTTCATTTCCTGTGCCGTCCGGTCGGCGGCGAGCTGTGCGCGGATGGGCACGAAATTTCCGAGTTGGCGTACTGGGACCTTGCCGATCTGCCCGTGCCGATGACCAAACCCGCACGCCAACGTCTCGCCGACGCGCTCGCGAATCGCGCCGAACCGATTTTTCGCACGTTCGACCGCGTGGAGATAATCGAGTGA
- a CDS encoding NUDIX domain-containing protein, giving the protein MNATERSAGAVVFHRGERIEFLLLLATYWGFPKGLIEPGEDEPTAALREIREETGLSVALLDGFRTVDEYWYRRGDARIKKQAIYFVAESPSRAARISHEHLDIAWLDYNTAMARLDFVNLRETLRKANEFVLKRET; this is encoded by the coding sequence GTGAACGCGACGGAACGGTCGGCGGGCGCGGTCGTATTTCATCGCGGCGAGCGTATCGAATTCCTGTTGTTGCTCGCGACGTACTGGGGATTTCCCAAAGGGTTAATCGAACCGGGCGAAGACGAGCCGACTGCCGCGTTGCGCGAGATTCGCGAAGAAACTGGGTTGAGCGTGGCACTGCTCGACGGTTTTCGCACGGTGGACGAGTATTGGTATCGGCGCGGCGACGCGCGCATCAAAAAGCAGGCGATCTATTTCGTCGCCGAGTCACCCAGTCGCGCCGCGCGTATTTCGCACGAGCACCTTGATATCGCGTGGCTCGATTACAACACGGCGATGGCGCGCTTGGATTTCGTGAATCTGCGCGAGACGTTGCGGAAGGCGAATGAGTTTGTTCTGAAACGTGAGACGTGA
- a CDS encoding DUF1786 domain-containing protein: protein MKILAIDIGTGTQDILLFDTTTEVENCLQMIMPSPTVLVARQIREATARGDDVLLTGTIMGGGPSSWAADDHLRAGRRVFATPSAAKSFNDELEQVEKSGIQVVSDDEAARMRDVRRVEMRDVNLDALARAFDAFGVPLQFDALAIAVFDHGNAPPGYSDRLFRFDFIAERLKQFNSPAAFAFMHDQIPPRLTRMQAVADSARVDVPLLMMDTAPAAVLGALEDERVRAQRTALIANVGNFHTLAFRYSDGAITGVFEHHTGELKPAQLEGFIAQLAGGTLTHDAIFNSQGHGALVLDARADPLDFLALVGPRRGILARSKLKPYFATPYGDMMLAGCYGLVRAYSELNPDVAPEIGRTLDTARETV from the coding sequence ATGAAAATCTTGGCGATAGATATCGGGACTGGCACTCAAGACATTTTACTATTCGATACGACAACCGAGGTCGAGAATTGTTTGCAGATGATCATGCCGTCGCCGACCGTACTGGTCGCGCGGCAGATTCGTGAAGCGACCGCGCGCGGCGATGACGTTCTGCTGACCGGCACGATCATGGGCGGCGGTCCGTCGTCGTGGGCGGCGGACGATCATCTGCGCGCGGGACGCCGTGTCTTTGCAACGCCGAGCGCGGCGAAAAGTTTCAACGACGAACTCGAACAAGTCGAAAAATCCGGCATCCAGGTCGTCAGCGACGACGAAGCCGCGCGAATGCGCGACGTTCGCCGCGTCGAAATGCGCGATGTGAACCTGGACGCGCTCGCGCGTGCATTTGACGCGTTCGGCGTTCCGCTGCAATTCGACGCGCTCGCCATCGCCGTGTTCGATCACGGCAACGCGCCGCCCGGTTACAGCGACCGGCTCTTTCGTTTCGATTTCATCGCGGAACGCTTGAAACAGTTCAACAGTCCCGCCGCGTTCGCGTTCATGCACGATCAGATTCCGCCGCGTCTCACGCGGATGCAAGCTGTCGCCGATTCCGCGCGCGTGGATGTTCCGTTGTTGATGATGGACACCGCACCTGCCGCGGTGCTCGGCGCGCTCGAAGATGAGCGCGTGCGCGCGCAGCGTACCGCGCTGATCGCGAATGTCGGCAATTTTCACACGCTTGCATTTCGCTACAGCGACGGCGCGATCACCGGCGTGTTCGAGCATCACACCGGCGAACTCAAGCCGGCGCAGTTGGAAGGATTCATCGCGCAACTCGCCGGCGGCACGTTGACGCACGACGCGATTTTCAACTCGCAGGGGCACGGCGCGCTCGTGCTCGATGCGCGCGCCGACCCGCTCGATTTTCTCGCGCTCGTCGGACCACGGCGCGGCATTCTCGCGCGTTCAAAACTGAAACCGTACTTTGCCACGCCGTATGGCGACATGATGCTCGCCGGGTGTTATGGCTTGGTGCGCGCGTACTCGGAATTGAACCCAGACGTTGCGCCGGAAATTGGGCGTACCCTGGACACGGCGAGAGAAACCGTCTAG
- a CDS encoding cytochrome B5: MPDRVFTEQELKKYDGSRRMPMYIAYNGLVYDVTSSPHWRDGMHRNLHFAGQDLTSELADSPHGESVFRKYPVVGVLKRE, translated from the coding sequence ATGCCGGATCGCGTTTTTACCGAACAAGAATTGAAAAAATACGATGGCTCGCGCCGGATGCCGATGTACATCGCGTACAATGGTTTGGTGTACGATGTCACGTCGAGTCCGCATTGGCGCGATGGCATGCATCGTAATTTGCATTTCGCCGGGCAAGACCTGACGAGCGAACTCGCCGATTCACCGCACGGCGAGAGCGTGTTTCGAAAATATCCGGTGGTCGGCGTGCTAAAGCGCGAATAG
- a CDS encoding DUF554 domain-containing protein, translating into MTGTIINIITVIVGGTLGTLLGNRLPEKMRGTVMSGLGLMTLVIGAQMAMSSRNILIVLASILVGGIIGEWLGIQAALDSIGKKLEERFARGGESGKFARGYVTASLLFCVGPMTYLGSIQDGLVGDYNLLAIKSVLDGFAGLAFASTLGIGVAFSALTVFVVQGSISLAAMLLGGTLGTVTRETPWVVEMTATGGVLIMAISLILLDLKQVRVGNLLPAIFIAPLIITVLALLKIGI; encoded by the coding sequence ATGACTGGCACTATCATCAACATTATCACCGTCATTGTCGGCGGAACACTCGGCACGCTTCTAGGCAATCGCTTGCCGGAAAAGATGCGCGGCACCGTGATGAGCGGTCTCGGATTGATGACGCTGGTCATTGGCGCGCAAATGGCAATGAGTTCGCGCAACATCTTGATCGTGCTCGCGAGTATCTTGGTCGGCGGCATCATTGGCGAGTGGCTGGGCATTCAAGCCGCGCTCGACTCGATTGGCAAAAAATTAGAAGAGCGGTTTGCGCGCGGCGGCGAGTCCGGCAAATTTGCGCGCGGGTACGTCACCGCGAGTCTGCTCTTTTGCGTCGGTCCGATGACGTACCTGGGTTCGATTCAAGATGGTCTGGTCGGCGATTACAATTTGCTCGCGATCAAGTCTGTGCTGGATGGCTTTGCTGGGCTAGCGTTCGCGTCTACACTCGGCATCGGCGTCGCATTTTCCGCGTTGACGGTGTTCGTCGTGCAGGGGAGCATCAGTCTCGCGGCGATGTTGCTCGGCGGTACACTAGGCACGGTCACGCGCGAGACACCCTGGGTTGTCGAAATGACCGCGACCGGCGGGGTGTTGATCATGGCGATCAGTTTGATCCTACTCGATCTCAAACAAGTGCGCGTCGGTAATTTGCTGCCGGCAATTTTCATTGCGCCGCTGATTATTACGGTGCTTGCGCTGCTCAAGATTGGAATATGA